A stretch of the Pedobacter sp. MC2016-14 genome encodes the following:
- a CDS encoding inorganic phosphate transporter produces MVITTLLVVVIVLAIGFDFINGFHDAANSIATIVSTKVLTPFQAVLWAALFNFAAYFYFTDHKVANTIAKTVVENYITLEVILAGLIAAISWNLFTWWFGIPSSSSHTLIGGFAGAGMAKAFTMGSSMMSAINLAPILKVVAFIVLAPVIGMVISVIISIIILHISKNARPSVAEKWFKRLQLISSAALSFTHGGNDAQKVMGIIFVAIISVNPNMANSTMPEWIPIICYAAIALGTMSGGWKIVKTMGSKITKVNAFEGVAAETAGAVTLGITEHFGIPVSTTHTITGSIVGVGLLKRVSAVRWGVTVSLLWAWVLTIPVSATLAAIVFFLVDKVFF; encoded by the coding sequence ATGGTAATAACTACCTTATTGGTTGTTGTGATTGTCCTTGCAATTGGCTTTGACTTTATTAATGGCTTTCACGATGCTGCCAATTCTATTGCAACAATTGTTTCAACAAAAGTACTAACGCCTTTTCAGGCTGTACTTTGGGCGGCCTTATTCAACTTTGCTGCATATTTCTATTTTACAGATCACAAAGTGGCAAACACTATTGCCAAAACAGTTGTAGAAAACTACATTACACTAGAAGTTATTTTAGCGGGATTGATTGCCGCCATTTCATGGAATTTGTTCACCTGGTGGTTTGGTATACCTTCAAGTTCTTCACATACATTAATTGGTGGATTTGCGGGTGCAGGTATGGCAAAGGCTTTCACTATGGGCTCAAGCATGATGTCTGCAATTAACTTAGCTCCTATCTTGAAAGTGGTGGCCTTTATTGTGCTTGCCCCTGTAATAGGTATGGTAATTTCCGTAATTATATCCATTATCATTCTGCACATTTCCAAGAATGCCCGACCTTCAGTTGCGGAAAAATGGTTTAAAAGATTACAATTAATTTCATCTGCGGCACTTAGTTTTACCCATGGTGGTAATGATGCCCAAAAAGTTATGGGAATTATATTTGTAGCCATTATTTCTGTTAATCCAAACATGGCAAATTCAACAATGCCAGAATGGATTCCAATTATCTGCTACGCTGCGATTGCATTGGGCACAATGAGTGGCGGATGGAAAATTGTTAAAACAATGGGCTCAAAAATCACCAAGGTTAATGCATTTGAAGGTGTAGCTGCTGAAACCGCAGGTGCTGTAACCCTGGGCATTACAGAACATTTTGGTATCCCGGTTTCTACAACGCATACCATAACAGGATCTATTGTTGGTGTAGGACTTCTAAAAAGAGTTTCGGCTGTAAGATGGGGCGTTACTGTTAGTTTATTGTGGGCATGGGTACTTACCATTCCGGTATCGGCAACCCTGGCTGCTATTGTCTTTTTTCTGGTAGACAAAGTTTTCTTTTAA
- a CDS encoding RNA polymerase sigma factor encodes MKFIKNKTGQPDQDDAALVLRYKSSGDIEVLGLLYSRYMHLVFGVCLNYLKDEEQSKDAVMQIFEELVVKLKIHEVQNFKSWLHVLTRNYCLMSLRKSSRNNVVSLDDPFMENTEFLHQDIDSTKEVQLTVMEKCMESLPVEQRKCVDLFYLQEKCYKEVAEITGYELVKVKSYIQNGKRNLKICIDKNSGE; translated from the coding sequence TTGAAGTTTATAAAAAATAAAACTGGCCAACCTGACCAGGACGATGCTGCACTGGTATTACGCTACAAAAGTAGCGGGGATATTGAGGTATTGGGGCTATTGTACAGCAGGTATATGCATCTTGTTTTTGGGGTTTGCCTAAATTACTTAAAGGATGAGGAGCAAAGCAAAGATGCTGTAATGCAGATTTTTGAAGAGCTTGTGGTAAAATTAAAAATTCATGAGGTGCAAAACTTTAAAAGCTGGCTTCATGTACTTACCAGAAATTATTGTTTGATGTCTTTACGCAAATCTTCCAGGAATAATGTGGTGTCTCTTGATGATCCATTTATGGAAAACACGGAGTTTTTGCATCAGGATATAGATAGCACTAAGGAAGTGCAATTAACTGTGATGGAGAAATGTATGGAAAGCTTGCCTGTTGAGCAGCGAAAATGTGTGGATTTATTTTATTTGCAGGAGAAATGTTATAAAGAAGTAGCAGAAATTACCGGATATGAGCTGGTAAAAGTGAAGAGCTATATTCAAAATGGGAAAAGAAATTTGAAAATTTGCATAGATAAAAATAGCGGTGAATAG
- a CDS encoding DUF4197 domain-containing protein, whose product MRFLKLLCLSLTISLFFNSCDVQSQSKLGNILKQIPTNLGTPSALEIGQGLKQALEIGTSAGADRLSAKDGFLGNLAVKILFPPEAQKVEKTLRTIGLSSLADNVILSLNRAAEDAAKEAKPIFVSAVKQMTITDATNILLGNKDAATEYFKRVTTSQLMAKFSPVIANSLNKVNATKYWTDAAGQYNKLPLVKPVNTDLSTYVAQKAIEGMFVEIAQEELKIRSNVGARSTTLLQKVFGYADKAK is encoded by the coding sequence ATGAGATTTTTAAAGCTGCTTTGTCTTTCCCTTACCATTTCCCTATTCTTCAACAGTTGCGATGTTCAAAGTCAGTCTAAGCTGGGCAACATATTAAAACAAATCCCAACTAACCTGGGCACTCCTTCTGCATTGGAGATTGGACAAGGATTAAAACAGGCATTGGAGATTGGCACCAGTGCAGGAGCAGACAGACTCTCTGCAAAGGATGGTTTTTTAGGCAACCTGGCAGTTAAAATTCTATTTCCCCCAGAAGCGCAGAAAGTAGAAAAGACATTAAGAACCATCGGACTAAGTTCATTGGCCGATAATGTAATCCTGAGTTTAAACCGGGCTGCAGAAGATGCCGCGAAAGAAGCAAAACCAATATTTGTATCGGCCGTAAAACAAATGACCATCACGGACGCCACCAACATTTTGCTGGGCAACAAAGATGCTGCAACCGAGTATTTTAAAAGAGTTACAACCTCACAGCTTATGGCCAAATTTAGCCCTGTAATTGCCAACAGTTTAAACAAAGTAAATGCAACGAAATACTGGACAGATGCCGCTGGTCAATATAATAAATTGCCATTGGTAAAACCGGTAAATACGGACCTATCTACCTACGTGGCTCAAAAAGCAATTGAGGGTATGTTTGTTGAAATTGCGCAGGAAGAATTAAAGATAAGGAGCAATGTTGGTGCACGGTCCACAACCCTCTTGCAAAAGGTTTTTGGCTATGCAGACAAGGCCAAGTAA
- a CDS encoding DEAD/DEAH box helicase has product MDFKDFNFNPDLLEGLMAMGFRNATPIQEQAIPLILAKKDLIACAQTGTGKTGAYLLPVMNMISNTKERHNNTLILAPTRELAQQIDIQVEALSYFTNISSLTVYGGGDGVAYEQQKRSMRDGVDIIIATPGRLISHLSSGALKLDQLQHLVLDEADRMLDMGFYDDIMRIVSFLPEQRQTVLFSATMPPKIRKLAGSLLKNPEQISLSISKPAEGISQQIYQVHDEQKVPLLTEILKTGTYKSIIVFASTKDKVKDLGKVFRRLGLKAEAFHSDLDQKERESILLSFKNRQLPIIIGTDVLSRGIDVEGIDLVVNFDVPHDAEDYVHRIGRTARAATKGTAITLVNSRDKRKLDSIEKLIERKIEVMPLSEAISAIEMVHRPHVEKKNQPGKKKVWKKKKPSAKPSGISGTQEAQ; this is encoded by the coding sequence TTGGATTTTAAAGATTTTAATTTTAACCCCGATTTATTAGAGGGTTTAATGGCGATGGGCTTCCGCAATGCAACGCCTATTCAAGAACAAGCCATTCCATTGATATTAGCTAAAAAAGACTTGATAGCCTGTGCGCAAACTGGCACCGGCAAAACAGGTGCTTACCTTTTACCGGTCATGAATATGATTAGTAATACAAAGGAAAGACACAACAATACGCTCATTCTTGCGCCAACTCGTGAGCTTGCACAGCAAATAGATATTCAGGTTGAGGCACTTTCTTACTTCACGAATATCAGTTCTTTAACTGTATATGGCGGAGGAGATGGAGTTGCATACGAACAACAAAAGCGTTCTATGCGCGATGGAGTGGATATTATCATTGCCACACCAGGCAGGTTAATTTCTCACCTTTCATCCGGAGCGTTAAAACTGGATCAATTACAACATTTGGTATTGGACGAAGCCGACCGAATGCTGGATATGGGTTTTTATGATGACATTATGCGCATTGTTAGCTTTTTACCTGAGCAGCGGCAAACTGTGTTGTTCTCCGCTACAATGCCGCCTAAAATCAGGAAACTTGCAGGAAGCCTGTTAAAAAACCCGGAACAAATCAGCCTTTCGATCTCCAAACCTGCTGAAGGAATTTCTCAACAAATTTATCAGGTTCATGATGAGCAAAAAGTTCCCTTACTTACCGAAATCTTAAAGACAGGAACGTATAAAAGCATCATAGTATTTGCTTCCACTAAGGATAAAGTAAAGGACCTTGGTAAGGTATTCAGAAGATTAGGCCTAAAAGCCGAAGCCTTTCACTCAGATCTTGATCAAAAAGAAAGAGAAAGCATCTTACTGAGCTTTAAAAACAGGCAATTGCCAATTATAATTGGAACCGATGTACTGAGCAGAGGGATAGATGTTGAAGGCATAGACCTTGTGGTAAATTTTGATGTACCACATGATGCAGAAGACTATGTACACCGCATTGGACGAACTGCGAGAGCGGCAACTAAAGGAACTGCAATTACATTGGTAAACTCAAGAGATAAGCGCAAATTAGATAGCATAGAAAAGCTAATAGAGCGTAAAATTGAGGTGATGCCACTATCTGAAGCGATATCAGCAATAGAAATGGTACACAGGCCACATGTAGAAAAGAAGAACCAGCCTGGAAAGAAAAAAGTTTGGAAGAAGAAAAAACCCAGCGCAAAGCCATCTGGAATTTCCGGTACTCAGGAAGCCCAATAA
- a CDS encoding replication-associated recombination protein A, with the protein MQNHPPLAERMRPQNLDEYVGQKHLVGPDAVLRKAIQSSQLPSMIFWGPPGVGKTTLAYIISEALDRPFFNLSAINSGVKDIREVIDKAAALKDSFLGLPILFIDEIHRFSKSQQDSLLGAVERGLVTLIGATTENPSFEVISALLSRCQVYILKSLDEAELSGLLQTAIKEDIILKEKKITIKEHEALIRLSGGDARKLLNVLEIAVNGIGGSKIVLTNENVLQHAQQNLALYDKAGEQHYDIISAFIKSIRGSDPNAAVYWLARMIEGGEDPLFIARRLLILSSEDIGNANPNALLLANNCFQAVNVIGYPEARIILAQAVTYLASSAKSNASYEAINKAQSLVKQTGNLPVPLSIRNAPTKLMKNIGYGKDYQYSHSYEGNFSPQEYLPEEISGTKLYDPGKNPAEEKLREKLKQNWKDKYNY; encoded by the coding sequence ATGCAGAATCATCCTCCATTAGCTGAAAGAATGCGTCCTCAGAATCTGGACGAATATGTGGGACAAAAACATCTGGTTGGACCAGATGCTGTATTGCGGAAGGCAATTCAAAGCAGTCAGCTACCATCCATGATTTTCTGGGGGCCACCAGGTGTAGGCAAAACCACGCTCGCTTATATCATTTCCGAAGCTTTGGACCGCCCGTTTTTCAATCTCAGTGCCATCAATTCTGGGGTAAAAGACATCAGAGAGGTTATAGACAAGGCCGCTGCATTAAAAGATAGTTTTCTAGGTTTACCTATTTTATTCATAGATGAAATTCACCGTTTCAGCAAATCACAGCAAGACAGTTTGCTGGGTGCAGTAGAGCGTGGTTTAGTAACACTTATTGGAGCAACAACTGAAAATCCTTCATTTGAAGTCATATCCGCCTTACTTTCCCGATGTCAGGTTTACATATTAAAATCCCTGGATGAAGCAGAGCTGTCTGGGCTTTTACAAACTGCCATCAAAGAAGATATCATCCTCAAAGAAAAGAAAATCACCATAAAAGAGCATGAGGCCTTAATCAGGTTATCTGGTGGAGATGCCCGAAAACTGCTAAATGTATTGGAAATTGCAGTGAATGGCATAGGCGGGTCAAAAATTGTTTTAACCAATGAAAATGTACTTCAACATGCCCAACAGAATCTGGCCTTGTACGATAAGGCAGGAGAACAGCATTACGACATCATTTCAGCCTTTATCAAATCTATTCGCGGAAGCGATCCTAATGCAGCAGTGTATTGGCTTGCCAGGATGATTGAAGGAGGAGAAGATCCCTTGTTCATCGCCCGGCGACTATTAATCCTATCTTCTGAGGATATAGGAAATGCCAATCCAAACGCACTGTTATTGGCAAATAACTGTTTCCAGGCGGTTAATGTGATCGGCTACCCTGAGGCTAGAATTATCCTCGCACAAGCAGTTACCTACCTTGCTTCTTCAGCAAAGAGCAACGCATCTTATGAAGCCATAAATAAGGCCCAGTCTCTGGTAAAACAGACAGGAAATTTACCTGTGCCACTATCCATTAGAAATGCACCTACCAAACTGATGAAAAATATTGGCTACGGAAAAGATTATCAATATTCGCATAGTTATGAAGGGAATTTCTCCCCTCAAGAATATCTACCTGAAGAAATCAGTGGAACTAAATTATACGATCCAGGAAAAAACCCCGCTGAAGAAAAACTTAGAGAGAAACTGAAACAGAAC